The Podospora pseudoanserina strain CBS 124.78 chromosome 7 map unlocalized CBS124.78p_7, whole genome shotgun sequence region GCGTTCAGGATGGGAGGAAGCATTTCGGCATAGGTTGCCGGAAGAGTCCCGACTTTTCTAAGGAAAGTGAGGAGGTCGGTTAATGAGGGAATAACTGTCGAGCAGACCTCGTCGTACTCGTCTGAGAACAAGCGGAGCAGGGACGGCAGGAAGTATTGCAGAAGCTGCTCAGCCTTCGCCCTCGTATCGTTGTCAACCTTGCCGTCCTCAAGCACGCGAACAATATCTGACATGACGGCGTTGACAAGCTTGGCGACCACCTCGGCCAGATCCGTGTCGTACTGGGAGGTTCCCTTCCACTCATTGAGTGGGGGACTGGCCAGCAATTCTGTGATGATTTCGCGAAGCTGCAAGAAGTTGATCATCTCGATCTTGTCGCTCGCCTTCATTTTCTTGCTGACAATCTCGGTAAAGGTGTCAACAGCTATATCTCTGACCTTGTCCTCGCCACCTGAAGCATTTGACCTCCCGACCAAGGGCAGCAGAAGACCGAGCATTTGTTGGTTGATGACCAGCGAGATGTCGATCCAGCTCACCCATTTCCCAATGATTTTGAGCGTCATCTCAACGACTCCATCGTGCTGGTTGCTGTACCGAGACAGAATATCGGTCCATGACGTGGCAATTTTGGCCATATCTCGCTCACGAATAAGGTCCTTGAGATCACTGTTTCTCTtcgcctcctgctcctgccggCTGAGCATCAAGTCGGCAATCTCGTCGTGAATCGAGCTGAGAATGCGGAGGTATAATATGACGCCAGGGAGGTTGTCATTCTGGGCAATGGCATAAAAGTCCTGAACGAAGCTGCTCCAGTGTTCCCTGTACAAGAACACAAAAAGGTATGTGAGGGTTTGCGTCAGCTTGTTTTGGAGATGTGCTGGGTCGACCTGACTTTGGGTGTTGCTCGTGTATGTCCGTCCGATATATTCGAGGAGAGACTGCTTCAGGTACACGAGACTGGCTGCATCCAGGGCTTCTGAATGAACAGCATTGTTTATGATTTCGAGCGAGACTAGTCGTACGACTTCGGACGCTGGGGGGGATCGGGTAAAGAGGCCGATGCAGACCTGCCAGGCCTGGGGGTCTACTCGCAGCTGGTTAAGGTACTCGAAAGCCTGGCCCTTGAGCTCCTGGCTGGAACTAGGGTTCCAGGCGACCTCGATCGCATTCTCGATCTATGAGGGCAGAGCATGTTAGCATGGTCATGCGACACGGCCcagacgacggcgacggtTATCCCTCCTCTGGTGGTAGCGGGGTTGGGAGATTGGGCGCTTTTTGCGGGGAACTAGATCATGGGCTTACCTGGGCGTCCATTGCCGGACACAGTGGTTAatgtggtgtgtggtgagggatTCGGAATCTTTATATTTCGGTGGGCTATTATTTTTGACGCGAGGCTGCTATAACTCTGGAAGCTGTGGTGGAAGAGCACTCGGCATTCTCAGATACGGCAGATGTGGCGCCGAAGATACATGAGTCGACCTTGCTTCAGTTGGCCTCCATGGTCTGCGGGGAATAAGTAAGGTAGGGCGGCggtgagggatggggggttgttcGGATGGAGACAGTGCACAGTTAAAGACACACTCTTGTTCAGTGTGTACAGCCGCGGCGTGAGTTGCTTGGAAGTTTGTTTCTATTTCGACTCGTTCTCAATCTGGGGAAACAAAGCGGTGGATGGAAATGGGATGCTGCAAAAGATGGTGGGGCAGAGGGAGTCAAAAAAGTCAACCTCTACAGTAAAAGGCCAGGCTTCCAGACTGCCACCTGAATTGGTGGGGCACGCGCACGTGCcaccatctctctctcctctctaGAACACAAGACAATGAATGCCCATTGTGATACACTGCATACGGATATTCATAAATCCTTTGCCAAACCCCCAACGCCATAACCAGATACATTGGCTCCAAAACAGACCCCCTATTTTCCTTCCTCATAATTACCCCAATCCAAGACTGTCCCCCCGCTGACTCAAccagtcttcttcttcttctttggccgctcttcctcctcctcttcagcatcttccatctcctcgtcttcgtcatcatccacctcatTATCAACATCACTCTCTCCGCTGCCTGAACCATCACTTTCGTGATTGCTGTCGTATTCCTCGGCGACGTCGCTGTCCGAGTCAGCCTGGAAGTCCTCATCCACgctctcctcatcttcgtcggCCGAGCCGCGATCGGCCTTGTTCTGGACCACTTCCTCGTCTGAGCTGGCCATGTCCTCCGCTCTCATGGCCGCAGCAAGCATGTTGGCATCCTCATCGATTTCGTTCTTAACGCGAAGACCCTTGTACTGGAAGAAGTCCTCGAGTCCCTTAAGATCTTCACGGTTGATGTTGCTAAACTGCGAGTTGCCGCCGCCCTTCATGTGGACTGTTATATCAAACGTCGACAAGGCGGAGACAGCTCCCCCAACGCGAGAGAAGGTGATAGACTGCGTTTGATCGTATGCGATGTAGGTGGCTGGCTTGGGCACGAACATGAACGCCTTTTCCAGGCAGTACAAGAAGCCCTCGCTGGCCTTGATCGAACACTTGATGCCGGACTGGGCCCGGTGTGTCTGGAAGTTTTTGGCAGGTGAGAGAATCTTCTTGCCCGCGAGTCCTCTAAAAATCTGGGCCACCACGCTGTGCAGGGGCTGCTCGTAGTGAGACTCGAGTTTACCCTTGTACTTCTCGTTGAGGTCTTCTTCAGGGAGGTTCAGATCCAGCGTCACTTCCTCGTCCGTCTTGAACTGCATCACAAGGAATGGATACCTGGTCTGACCCTGGCGCAAGGGTGGATCCAGCCCGATGCAGAGGAGATAGTGTACCTCGTCGGGCTTGGGAAGAACCATGAACTTCTTGATGGCTTCGTACTGGATCTTGTAGTCGTATGTCTTGCCGCGAAGACGAAAGGATGTATCGTACATATCGATATCGAAACGACCTCTTGGCGTGAGGTGCAAGACATCGAGGAAGGTGGCAATCGTGTCGCCGGCCGACTCGCcaatctcggccttctcaaTGAGGGTGTCGTAGAAGAGAGTGACGGCgttcttctcttcctcgtctgCATCGCTGCCAGcatcaccgccctcggcctctTTCCGGGTGGTTGTTCCTGGAATGTAGAACCTCATCTCGACCATCTGGTCCTTTCCGGCGGACgccttctttccctttccagGGGTGGCACCATTCTGACCGGGTttcccacc contains the following coding sequences:
- the POB3 gene encoding FACT complex subunit (BUSCO:EOG09261WVT; COG:B; EggNog:ENOG503NWB9), translating into MAAIESFDNIYLDLSKEHGKCRFAETGLGWKPVGGGDTFTLDQGNIGGAQWSRAAKGYEIKILQRNSGIIQLDGFQQEDYERLSKIFKNWYSTNLENKEHSLRGWNWGKAEFGKAELTFNVQNRPAFEIPYSEISNTNLAGRNEIAVEFAVGEGGKPGQNGATPGKGKKASAGKDQMVEMRFYIPGTTTRKEAEGGDAGSDADEEEKNAVTLFYDTLIEKAEIGESAGDTIATFLDVLHLTPRGRFDIDMYDTSFRLRGKTYDYKIQYEAIKKFMVLPKPDEVHYLLCIGLDPPLRQGQTRYPFLVMQFKTDEEVTLDLNLPEEDLNEKYKGKLESHYEQPLHSVVAQIFRGLAGKKILSPAKNFQTHRAQSGIKCSIKASEGFLYCLEKAFMFVPKPATYIAYDQTQSITFSRVGGAVSALSTFDITVHMKGGGNSQFSNINREDLKGLEDFFQYKGLRVKNEIDEDANMLAAAMRAEDMASSDEEVVQNKADRGSADEDEESVDEDFQADSDSDVAEEYDSNHESDGSGSGESDVDNEVDDDEDEEMEDAEEEEEERPKKKKKTG